From a region of the Marinomonas mediterranea MMB-1 genome:
- a CDS encoding thiamine-binding protein, translating into MSNQKPLLNEVMLAFQVIPRVKEGNNFEVVDKAIDVVKASGVPYQVSAMETTMKGELNELLEIAKDAQQACYDAGAVEVITNIKIHSKTEAATDTFCTYDRGVTKANHMFVNS; encoded by the coding sequence ATGTCTAACCAAAAGCCGCTACTGAATGAAGTCATGCTCGCCTTTCAAGTCATCCCTAGAGTCAAAGAAGGGAACAACTTTGAAGTCGTCGACAAAGCCATAGACGTTGTAAAGGCGTCTGGCGTTCCATACCAAGTGAGCGCGATGGAAACGACAATGAAAGGTGAACTCAACGAATTATTAGAGATCGCAAAAGACGCTCAACAAGCTTGCTATGACGCTGGCGCAGTAGAAGTCATTACCAACATTAAAATCCACAGCAAGACTGAAGCGGCAACAGACACATTTTGCACCTACGATCGTGGCGTGACCAAAGCGAACCACATGTTCGTAAACAGCTAG
- a CDS encoding sterol desaturase family protein translates to MEEQYEYRERNVEKDTSKEFRFGEGRISGIASLMLGVLSLLAVLAYLYPSYLTTTELRKVYDAEQLQVVLKYGMYFSLLLGGLTFLLNKGRYKAVGVCGIGLTLVAFALGGYSVPVGPVEPKALSLGVDWLILAFLGSVIVFVTLEKLFPRYRDQLIMRPEWGTDMFYFCFNHLAISAILLFANYHTSHFSWAVSTSIQEMIRSIPIWGQVVLIVLCADFVLYWEHRLYHEVNALWPIHAVHHSVEHMDWLAGSRGHFVQVFSERAMVMIPLYLLGPDQVALNIYVTFAALQAILIHSNLSIPFGPLKFVLVTPQFHHWHHSSEKPAIDTNYSAHTVLFDAMFNTMHMPGKHWPAEFGTTVRLPRSVIGHLFYPITANLKRFKINKR, encoded by the coding sequence ATGGAAGAGCAATATGAATACAGGGAGCGTAACGTTGAAAAAGATACGTCTAAAGAGTTTCGCTTTGGCGAAGGACGAATTAGCGGTATCGCTTCACTAATGCTCGGTGTCTTGAGCTTGTTGGCGGTGCTCGCTTACCTTTACCCTTCTTATTTGACGACGACCGAATTACGTAAAGTCTATGATGCAGAGCAGTTGCAGGTTGTTTTGAAGTATGGAATGTATTTTTCTTTGTTGCTAGGCGGGCTGACTTTTTTACTAAATAAAGGAAGGTATAAAGCGGTAGGCGTCTGTGGGATCGGATTGACGTTGGTGGCTTTCGCATTGGGAGGCTACAGTGTCCCTGTTGGGCCAGTTGAACCGAAGGCGCTTTCTTTAGGCGTTGATTGGCTTATTCTTGCTTTTTTAGGATCCGTTATCGTCTTTGTTACGTTGGAGAAACTGTTCCCTAGGTATCGTGATCAACTCATAATGCGTCCCGAATGGGGGACTGACATGTTCTACTTTTGCTTTAACCATCTTGCCATTTCTGCAATCTTGCTTTTTGCTAACTACCACACAAGTCATTTTAGTTGGGCGGTTAGTACTTCAATACAAGAGATGATTCGATCTATTCCTATATGGGGGCAGGTTGTATTAATTGTGCTGTGTGCAGACTTTGTGTTGTATTGGGAGCATCGTTTATACCATGAAGTCAATGCTTTGTGGCCAATACATGCAGTGCATCATTCGGTAGAGCATATGGATTGGTTAGCGGGTTCGCGCGGGCATTTCGTGCAGGTGTTCTCTGAAAGAGCGATGGTGATGATTCCGTTGTATTTACTTGGGCCTGATCAAGTTGCATTAAATATTTATGTCACTTTTGCCGCGCTTCAAGCAATCTTAATCCACTCAAATCTATCTATCCCTTTTGGTCCGTTAAAATTTGTTTTGGTAACTCCTCAGTTTCATCACTGGCATCACAGTTCTGAAAAGCCGGCTATTGATACCAACTATTCTGCTCATACTGTTTTGTTTGATGCCATGTTTAACACTATGCATATGCCAGGAAAACACTGGCCTGCGGAATTTGGTACAACCGTACGCTTACCTAGGTCAGTCATAGGTCACTTGTTTTACCCTATAACGGCGAACTTAAAACGCTTTAAGATTAACAAGCGCTAA
- a CDS encoding cyclic nucleotide-binding domain-containing protein, with the protein MNTVNRTRKQNYRADYFKSGSVFGALSEPAIQFMINEGKILSYEKGEFIFEFGEKVSSFFIIIEGEVDFYKQHNEAIYHTRTVSFGEALGFVSMIALHDRVGSAKAKTDCVLLEVNNDLFNQFHDQYAFDFGILILNLARDMARAVRHVSNVLVEKETILDTTRIN; encoded by the coding sequence ATGAACACCGTCAATAGAACTCGAAAACAAAACTATCGTGCTGATTACTTTAAAAGTGGCTCTGTCTTCGGTGCACTATCAGAACCCGCGATTCAGTTTATGATCAACGAAGGCAAGATCCTGTCTTACGAGAAGGGCGAGTTCATCTTCGAATTTGGTGAAAAGGTAAGCAGCTTTTTCATTATTATTGAGGGTGAGGTTGATTTTTACAAACAACATAACGAAGCGATTTATCACACTCGCACAGTTTCGTTTGGCGAAGCTCTTGGGTTTGTTTCCATGATTGCGTTACATGATCGAGTTGGCTCAGCAAAAGCTAAAACAGACTGTGTTTTACTTGAAGTAAATAACGACCTCTTCAACCAATTTCACGATCAATACGCCTTTGATTTTGGCATACTCATTCTAAATTTAGCGCGCGACATGGCCAGAGCGGTTCGACATGTAAGCAATGTCTTAGTAGAGAAAGAAACCATACTCGATACGACGAGAATAAATTAG
- a CDS encoding DUF6404 family protein: MFFSRFTSPIHRLISYFGLDFIFVGKLGFTLSTFFLGIQFAVIWGGLMWLFYWSVNPIELSCQFVLSIAVGLLVGGWMTYTNSKYPDSNHHYF; this comes from the coding sequence ATGTTTTTTTCTAGATTTACATCACCTATTCACAGGTTAATTTCGTACTTTGGTCTCGACTTCATCTTCGTTGGCAAGTTGGGCTTCACACTTTCTACATTCTTTTTGGGAATCCAGTTTGCTGTAATTTGGGGCGGACTGATGTGGCTTTTCTATTGGTCTGTCAACCCAATTGAGTTGAGCTGCCAGTTTGTGTTATCTATCGCAGTTGGTCTGTTGGTCGGTGGTTGGATGACTTACACCAATTCAAAATATCCAGATTCCAATCATCACTATTTTTGA
- a CDS encoding MOSC domain-containing protein, with product MFNIESLAVYPIKSIKGIPLHSSVVNLSGLAHDRRYMVTDTSGNMITARTQPTLTLVHPVIHDNGSITLTHPKMTSTLELRASSFESSYNETAVFKQPVKGQKTKSQADEWFSELLGTPVNLLFFGENSQRFTSRRPESPVAFADGYPFLLTNTASLEELNRTTEIDIDMRRFRSNIVVSGAEAFEEDSWKIIQIGEVKFENVKPCARCKFTTIDPDTAEQNKLAEPLRTLAKFRKLDKKGVTFGVNLIALNEGQIKQGDKVEIIEYQTPEAYLDKR from the coding sequence GTGTTTAACATAGAGTCGCTCGCTGTTTACCCTATAAAATCTATAAAGGGTATCCCTCTTCACTCTTCAGTAGTGAACCTATCCGGTCTAGCCCATGATCGTCGATACATGGTTACTGACACGAGCGGCAATATGATTACCGCTCGTACACAACCCACGCTAACATTGGTACACCCAGTTATCCACGACAATGGATCAATAACGCTTACACACCCAAAAATGACCAGTACGCTTGAGCTTAGAGCGTCCTCTTTTGAAAGCTCATATAACGAAACAGCGGTCTTTAAACAGCCAGTCAAAGGGCAAAAAACAAAGTCACAAGCTGATGAGTGGTTTTCCGAACTGCTCGGCACACCCGTAAACTTGCTTTTCTTTGGCGAAAATTCACAACGATTCACCAGTCGCCGACCTGAGTCTCCCGTTGCATTTGCCGACGGATACCCATTCCTTTTAACAAATACAGCGTCACTGGAAGAGCTAAACCGAACGACAGAAATTGACATTGATATGCGCCGATTTCGATCAAACATTGTTGTATCTGGTGCAGAAGCATTTGAAGAAGACAGCTGGAAAATAATTCAAATAGGCGAAGTGAAATTTGAAAATGTTAAACCATGCGCACGCTGTAAGTTCACCACCATTGATCCAGACACGGCAGAACAAAATAAGTTAGCAGAGCCATTACGAACGTTAGCAAAATTTAGAAAACTCGATAAAAAGGGCGTGACATTTGGCGTGAATCTTATTGCGTTAAATGAAGGGCAAATCAAACAAGGCGACAAAGTCGAAATAATCGAATACCAAACACCAGAGGCATACTTAGATAAACGATAG
- a CDS encoding DUF6691 family protein, with the protein MSLFNYLLSGILFGAGLIISGMANPENVIGFLDLFGDWNPSLLFVMASAISVGLVGNLIRKKRATPIFEIEWQLPTKKDIDQKLIVGASLFGVGWGLSGYCPGPGILTAFLTPSIGLIFLVSLIAGSYAFEKSEELSKPKATKATP; encoded by the coding sequence ATGTCTTTATTCAACTATCTACTGTCCGGCATACTGTTTGGCGCAGGGTTAATAATATCCGGCATGGCTAATCCAGAAAATGTCATTGGCTTTTTAGACCTATTTGGAGACTGGAACCCTAGCCTACTTTTTGTTATGGCAAGCGCGATCTCTGTCGGACTGGTGGGCAACCTAATCCGCAAAAAGCGTGCCACACCGATCTTCGAAATTGAATGGCAACTGCCGACAAAAAAAGACATCGACCAAAAGCTTATTGTGGGAGCAAGTCTGTTCGGCGTAGGATGGGGCTTGAGTGGGTACTGCCCAGGCCCAGGCATTCTTACCGCTTTCCTCACCCCCTCTATAGGGTTGATCTTTCTAGTAAGTCTTATTGCAGGAAGCTACGCTTTCGAAAAGAGTGAGGAACTCTCGAAGCCTAAAGCCACTAAGGCAACACCTTAA
- a CDS encoding YeeE/YedE family protein produces MIAYINPIIGGLLIGLSATMLLIGSGRVAGISGLLANALFKNNKVRPLLFLTGLVVGGVVAHNLLGVATADTSSSSSLQSPTWVIIVSGLLVGYGTRLGSGCTSGHGVCGIPRLSIRSIVATCLFMSTAILTVAITR; encoded by the coding sequence ATGATAGCGTACATCAACCCCATTATAGGGGGCCTATTGATAGGATTATCCGCCACAATGTTACTAATAGGATCAGGCCGCGTAGCAGGTATCAGTGGACTGCTAGCGAACGCACTCTTCAAAAACAACAAAGTACGGCCGCTACTGTTTTTAACAGGTCTCGTTGTCGGAGGCGTGGTCGCACACAACTTATTAGGCGTGGCAACAGCCGACACTTCCTCAAGCTCTTCATTACAGTCGCCCACCTGGGTGATCATCGTATCAGGTTTACTGGTTGGTTATGGCACCCGGCTTGGTAGTGGCTGTACAAGTGGACATGGCGTATGTGGAATTCCTCGCTTATCCATTCGATCGATTGTCGCCACCTGCCTATTCATGAGCACAGCAATTCTAACCGTTGCCATTACGAGGTAA
- a CDS encoding DUF6942 family protein, with protein sequence MLVQNVGLGAELSRANMVFWLPNAPNLDTLDHSDVLSIEIQNGNHWRKIFTIAAKLAVAPTCDWRRYKIESLFNEVRFVFDRMDFEKSQAKFKFVVGKQLTELLPVPDGVDCIYEAGKDDFEDASKRRVLVNDGVLWTPYFDYRQFPNALIDAVRTYMQRRA encoded by the coding sequence GTGTTAGTACAAAATGTTGGGTTGGGGGCGGAACTTAGTCGAGCGAATATGGTCTTTTGGTTACCGAATGCACCTAATTTGGATACGTTAGATCACTCTGATGTTCTATCCATTGAAATCCAAAATGGCAATCATTGGCGTAAAATATTTACTATCGCAGCGAAATTGGCGGTAGCGCCAACATGTGATTGGCGTCGGTACAAGATTGAAAGCCTGTTCAATGAGGTTCGATTCGTCTTTGATCGGATGGATTTCGAAAAAAGTCAGGCCAAGTTCAAATTCGTTGTAGGTAAGCAATTAACTGAGTTATTGCCTGTTCCTGATGGCGTTGATTGTATATATGAGGCAGGTAAAGACGATTTCGAGGACGCTTCTAAGCGTAGAGTTTTGGTTAATGATGGCGTCTTATGGACTCCGTATTTCGATTATAGGCAATTTCCCAATGCGTTAATCGATGCAGTACGAACGTATATGCAGCGTCGTGCTTAG
- a CDS encoding tellurite resistance TerB family protein, with product MIQALKKLFLTEAEEKAPVSYQRAVAALLIEVMLADHETDEREVKMVKEGLREISELGDDIEVIFDESLKGVDEANDLYQFTKVINEQASNAQKMELLKGLWRVAFADNSLDAYEDQRIRRISELLFMPHSEFIQCKLAVQSELKGL from the coding sequence ATGATTCAAGCGTTAAAAAAACTATTTCTCACTGAAGCGGAAGAGAAGGCGCCAGTGAGCTATCAAAGGGCTGTTGCAGCCTTGCTTATCGAGGTCATGTTGGCAGATCATGAAACGGATGAGCGTGAAGTAAAAATGGTCAAAGAAGGTTTGCGAGAAATTAGCGAGCTTGGTGATGATATTGAAGTGATCTTCGATGAGTCACTCAAAGGTGTTGATGAGGCGAACGATTTGTATCAGTTTACCAAAGTGATTAATGAGCAAGCATCAAATGCTCAAAAAATGGAATTGCTGAAAGGTTTGTGGCGCGTAGCGTTTGCTGATAACAGTCTGGATGCTTATGAAGATCAAAGAATTCGTCGAATTAGTGAGCTTTTGTTTATGCCTCATTCGGAATTTATTCAATGTAAGTTGGCAGTGCAATCTGAACTCAAAGGGTTGTGA
- a CDS encoding superoxide dismutase, with translation MAFELPALPYAKDALEPHMSTETLEFHHGKHHNTYVVKLNGLVPGSEYDGKSLEEIIKAAPAGPVFNNAAQIWNHTFFWNSLSPNGGGEPTGALADAINAKWGSFSAFQEAFNDKAVNNFGSSWTWLVKTADGSLDIINTSNAATPLTTDQTALLTVDLWEHAYYIDYRNVRPDYLKGFWALANWEFAAANFAA, from the coding sequence ATGGCTTTTGAACTACCGGCACTACCTTATGCTAAAGATGCATTAGAGCCACACATGTCTACTGAAACTTTAGAGTTTCACCACGGCAAACACCACAACACATACGTTGTTAAGCTTAACGGACTTGTTCCTGGGTCTGAATACGACGGCAAATCTCTTGAAGAAATCATCAAGGCAGCACCTGCTGGCCCTGTATTCAACAATGCCGCTCAAATCTGGAACCACACTTTCTTCTGGAACAGCTTGAGCCCGAACGGTGGTGGTGAACCGACTGGTGCTTTAGCTGACGCGATTAACGCTAAATGGGGCTCTTTCTCTGCATTCCAAGAAGCGTTCAACGACAAAGCCGTTAACAACTTTGGTTCATCTTGGACTTGGTTGGTTAAAACTGCTGATGGTTCTCTAGACATTATCAACACTAGCAACGCTGCGACGCCTCTAACAACAGATCAAACAGCATTGCTTACCGTTGACCTTTGGGAACACGCTTACTACATCGACTACCGCAACGTTCGTCCTGATTACCTTAAAGGTTTCTGGGCACTTGCTAACTGGGAATTTGCGGCAGCAAACTTCGCAGCGTAA
- a CDS encoding coiled-coil domain-containing protein produces the protein MQRDDEVEIPSLTLDQDELQSRNPQPSKPKRKLNPPPAKPTSSATQAKVPVYKKQSLAGVYFLLLLILGAASSAGYWLWQQNQQLKSQLAGALNEIQDLDHQLIAADVSAGKLGSTVEETLKTHESEIRKLWGVAYDRNRKNIQTNVDSLKSTQSKLAELRENVATQGKLVAVQGDTFNEIEDGYNRLVESVSALDKKADEELSSLQLSVQAVQLQGEQVSGKQSNLQAQYEALGLQINQALANIDALSKKVESNKTEISEVAVTAAAANAKPTQAAPTVKPEALAKLDKQVADNNEAIASIDVFRSQVLSQLNTLKAQVNQLALQQQLSGDEGL, from the coding sequence ATGCAAAGAGATGACGAAGTAGAAATTCCAAGCTTAACTCTGGATCAGGATGAGTTGCAGAGTAGAAACCCGCAACCATCAAAGCCGAAGAGAAAGCTCAATCCTCCGCCAGCAAAGCCGACGTCTTCAGCGACTCAGGCAAAGGTCCCCGTGTATAAAAAGCAAAGCTTGGCGGGCGTGTATTTTTTGTTGTTGCTTATCCTTGGTGCTGCATCCTCTGCAGGGTATTGGTTATGGCAGCAAAACCAACAGTTGAAAAGCCAGCTTGCAGGTGCCTTGAATGAAATTCAAGATTTAGATCACCAGTTAATTGCGGCGGATGTGTCAGCTGGGAAACTGGGGTCAACTGTTGAGGAAACGTTGAAAACGCACGAAAGCGAAATTCGTAAACTTTGGGGGGTCGCATACGACCGAAACCGTAAAAATATTCAGACTAATGTAGATTCGTTGAAATCGACGCAGTCTAAGTTGGCTGAATTGCGAGAGAATGTTGCAACTCAAGGTAAGCTAGTGGCGGTTCAGGGCGATACGTTTAACGAAATAGAAGATGGATATAATCGTCTTGTTGAATCCGTTAGTGCTTTGGATAAAAAGGCAGACGAGGAGCTTTCTTCATTACAGTTGTCTGTTCAGGCTGTTCAACTTCAAGGTGAGCAGGTAAGCGGCAAACAATCGAACCTTCAGGCACAATATGAAGCGTTGGGGTTGCAGATTAACCAAGCGTTAGCGAACATCGATGCATTGTCTAAGAAGGTAGAATCTAATAAAACGGAAATCAGCGAAGTGGCTGTGACTGCGGCGGCTGCGAATGCTAAGCCGACTCAAGCAGCGCCGACCGTAAAACCGGAAGCATTGGCCAAGCTTGATAAGCAGGTTGCTGATAACAATGAGGCGATTGCATCGATTGACGTGTTTCGTTCTCAAGTGTTAAGTCAGCTTAATACTTTAAAAGCCCAGGTTAATCAGCTTGCACTTCAACAGCAGTTATCGGGCGACGAAGGTTTGTAG
- the trhP gene encoding prephenate-dependent tRNA uridine(34) hydroxylase TrhP, whose product MTELLSPAGTLKNMRYAYAYGADAVYAGQPRYSLRVRNNDFDMSNLATGIEEAHKQGKSFYVASNIAPHNAKIKTYLKDIEPVIEMGPDALIMSDPGMMMLVKEKWPDMPIHLSVQANAVNWATVKFWHDYGLTRVILSRELSLDEIGDIRQQVPEMEIETFVHGSLCIAYSGRCLLSGYFNRRDPNQGTCTNSCRWQYDVKAAKELPTGDIVPADGSHLKGVQEFTPDGSEESTTLGVGKPFDDVVLLREQGREGEYMPAFEDEHGTYIMNSRDLRAIQHVERLIEMGVHSLKIEGRTKSHFYAARTAQLYRQAIDDATYGKAFDMSLLDRLEGLANRGYTEGFYRRHVHDKYQNYQHGNSTSTHQQFVGEMMEYNNGWLSIDVKNRFKLGDTLELITPSGGSFHTITEMENLKGERMDVAPGSGHKVRIALDRPDFNTEFGLVMRNLPN is encoded by the coding sequence ATGACAGAGTTACTTTCTCCCGCCGGTACGTTGAAAAACATGCGTTATGCTTATGCTTACGGTGCTGATGCGGTTTATGCAGGACAGCCAAGATATAGTTTGCGTGTGCGTAATAACGATTTTGATATGTCGAACCTTGCGACGGGCATTGAAGAAGCTCACAAACAAGGGAAGTCTTTCTATGTCGCGAGTAATATCGCGCCACATAACGCAAAAATAAAAACCTACCTAAAAGATATTGAGCCAGTGATTGAAATGGGGCCGGATGCGTTGATTATGTCAGACCCCGGAATGATGATGCTGGTAAAAGAAAAGTGGCCTGATATGCCTATCCATCTGTCGGTGCAAGCGAACGCTGTCAATTGGGCGACCGTAAAGTTTTGGCACGATTATGGGCTGACGCGTGTCATTTTGTCGCGTGAGTTGTCGTTGGACGAAATCGGAGATATTCGTCAGCAAGTTCCTGAGATGGAAATAGAAACCTTTGTTCATGGTTCGTTATGCATTGCGTATTCTGGTCGTTGTTTGCTTTCGGGGTATTTTAATCGGCGCGACCCAAATCAAGGGACCTGCACTAATTCATGTCGTTGGCAATACGATGTTAAAGCGGCAAAAGAGTTACCAACTGGCGATATTGTTCCAGCGGACGGCAGTCACTTAAAAGGTGTGCAGGAATTTACACCGGACGGTTCTGAAGAGAGCACGACGCTGGGTGTAGGTAAACCGTTCGATGATGTGGTTTTGCTGAGAGAGCAAGGGCGTGAAGGAGAGTATATGCCTGCGTTTGAGGATGAGCATGGCACCTACATTATGAACAGTCGCGACCTTCGTGCGATTCAGCATGTGGAACGCCTTATTGAAATGGGGGTGCATTCTTTGAAGATTGAAGGGCGAACAAAATCGCATTTCTATGCTGCTAGAACTGCACAGCTATACCGTCAGGCGATTGACGATGCGACTTATGGTAAGGCGTTTGATATGTCTCTTTTGGATCGGTTAGAGGGATTGGCAAATCGAGGCTATACCGAAGGATTTTATCGACGCCATGTTCATGATAAGTATCAGAATTATCAGCATGGAAACTCGACGTCAACGCACCAGCAGTTTGTTGGCGAAATGATGGAATATAACAATGGTTGGTTAAGTATTGATGTTAAGAATCGTTTTAAACTCGGTGACACACTAGAGCTTATTACGCCATCAGGTGGTTCATTTCACACCATTACTGAGATGGAAAACCTAAAAGGCGAACGAATGGATGTTGCACCAGGATCGGGTCATAAAGTGCGGATAGCGTTAGATAGAC